ttacatttgggtcatgttaagttgtttttttatccaacacataaacaatttgtattttttttttattttggtttgtatttggattgtataaaagtttatttagactttaattataattacaatttagttttgactgaaaaaaaaatatttttttaattaagtgaacctgTGAGCCAACCAGTTTAACCCGTCAACCCGTGATGAGTCGGgtcgggttcaaatttttttggctcactaAAAAATGAGCCGAGTTGGGTTGGCTCATTAAATCATCAATCCGTGGTGGGTCAAGACAGATCGGCCCAAATTATCCGTTTTGACAGCTTTAGTGCTAAGACgtgtattaattaataataacaaaaaatgtacagtaaataatactaatatttattaaaatggttaaatatttaaaattagaattaatctctattaattttttttaccaattagttttctaacttttaaaaatgttttgaattgaatttttttttaatcaagttaaatttatttaatattttatatgtgttttataatattttttaagctttttatcttatttaacgTATCGCTTCGATGTTAGACcaaaaaaatgtgtttgaatCCTCGTTAAATATTTCTAGTAAATGatttgacatatatatatatatatatatatatatatatatatatatatatatatatatatatatatatatatatattttgaaaatagatATCTAACCTAACTTGAAATATTTGTGTTCAATAATAATTCGAGCGAACCTCGATAATATTATCCTAattctttttcctcttctttcttTCGTTATTTTCTATCAGGTTTCAACATGAAGCCTTAGACACCTTCTGATCCAAAGCTTTGATGATGGTAGGTTTAAGGAGTGGTATGCGATGAAGAGATGAACAGTGACTGAGAGAAACTCACACCCAAAAAACCTACAAGAGTTCCATGGAGAGAAAAAATCACTTCCGAATTACATGTTCTACATTCCAGCATTAGTTACTCGAAATTCTTATTCTATGTGGTATACACAGTAATAACAATCCAGAGAAAATTTGGGAcaaaaccaattataatttatttgtaataaattagCAATGTAGAACAAATTCATAACGGGTTCATGCCAGTTTGTAAGTGTTTACCAACACGGGTTGTTAAAAATGGAATATGtgctataataaaaaaagtagtgCAAAGTCTTAAGTAATAGCATTGCAAGGCAAAACAAACGAAGGAAACATGTTCTTCTTCATGCGCTCAATGTGGCTCCGGAGTTCCTTCTGCACTGTGCTAAGCTGTCCATGTAAAACTGACACTTGCTAATGTCACTCCCATAGCTGTTCAGGCACTGCAAGCAATTCAACATCACCTTCAGTAATATTCTCATACAAAACAAATTTGCATTTACATAGAACACAATACAGAGTTACGAGAAGATTTTGTACATGTTCGATTCTTGTTTCACCtgttagttttaaattattttataaaacaagtTCATACAACTCAAGAATCAATTTCTCATACAAAATGTGTCAAGTTTTGAAAATTACTTGTAAAAAGGTATTTCAGAAAccagaaaaaagaaacaattggAAGAGAAATGCTTTCAAATGTGTTCAGGAGGAAAACACATGCAAATGTATTCACAGGacaaacaaattttagaaaacagtAGAGAAACAAAACCTTAATTAAGCCTACCACCAAAAACACAACTTCATTACTACAATAAAATGGGGATTTATCAACAGAAAAGAACAGAGCCAGAACATATTGAAACGTACATCGTGGAAAGCCTTCAAGTGAAGATTACATGCATCACTACCAAAACTGTTAGCAGTTGCAGCTGGGACAGTAGAAGACCCAGTAGCTACTGTTTCATGTTGAATAATTCGAGGACCCAAAGCAGAATCCAAAGCCCTGTTGACCACAGCAACTCCACCACCGAAAGCCATTCctagaaaatgaaaaggaaaataaacttaattCAGTACCAGAATGTACATGTGACGGATGAAAAATCGTAGTGATACATATGACATACCTTCAGCTACGGTTCCTAAGAGAGATCCACTGTTGCCATTCTGAGCAGGAGCTGGAGGTGGAGCAGGGTTAACTGCATCAAGAATTAAGAAATTCATATATAATGCAAATCTGCAAAATAATTTAGATAAGAAAGTAACAAGACAAAAACTAAATAACCACATCTTCTTTCAAAagatacattatatattattaagggTTCAGCAAAACTTAGCCAAGTATACTAGCGTATTCATTCTGACCTGTCCGTGGAGCAGGACGTGGAGCTGAACGGTCAGATCCACCTGCAGACATAATAAACAACAACTCAATATGATTGACATAACCAGAAAAAGGGCATCGAAATGCAAAAACCATGTtctataaataaacaaatactaTTTGATCGGCCAGAACAATCTcttttaactaatattaataacacCAACACGTTTATTCAACGCATTCTTCGATTGTGATCCCGATCCTATATGGCTATATCATGGCAGAAACAGAATTAAACATGGCTAAGAAAGATtgatttacaaaaatatcacaAAGTATAATAATCATCGGCATTGTACATACCTAAAAACACATACACCAACCGAACCGagaatatttataaacaaaaactgCGATTAAATtaccataaaaaaaaaggagaaaaagaaaacactgGGCACAATCATTGAATCAAACAACTGAGACGCATAGAAAACTAGAAATTGTAAAACTAGGattgattaaaataaagaaaatcgAACAAAAGAAAATGGATGGGAAGAGATGGAGAGGCTGACCACTACGGCGAGGCATTTTACTCAAGACAAAGAAGGGAGAATCTGAATATCGACTCTGATCCTGCTATAGAATTTGAAGgatgaacaacacaaaaagCAGTTACACTTCTAACGCTATGTTTATTGTTGCTAAGGTTTGAGGCAGTTACACTTTCTTGGATTTTGACAGC
This portion of the Vigna unguiculata cultivar IT97K-499-35 chromosome 6, ASM411807v1, whole genome shotgun sequence genome encodes:
- the LOC114189042 gene encoding coiled-coil-helix-coiled-coil-helix domain-containing protein 10, mitochondrial-like: MPRRSGGSDRSAPRPAPRTVNPAPPPAPAQNGNSGSLLGTVAEGMAFGGGVAVVNRALDSALGPRIIQHETVATGSSTVPAATANSFGSDACNLHLKAFHDCLNSYGSDISKCQFYMDSLAQCRRNSGATLSA